A stretch of Pristiophorus japonicus isolate sPriJap1 chromosome 12, sPriJap1.hap1, whole genome shotgun sequence DNA encodes these proteins:
- the inka1a gene encoding PAK4-inhibitor inka1, producing MQDAKLDDFICHLRKEMINMKEAGACLRDQMQCMMQALQDLKQIHNISTLSLKEEEAPMALPPAKGRNSNSFTSDVSESDTYDSACCLASPRSEEEGSPSVFASPTSERSLEFDSGYSEASGPTLTKAARVGSSPCLRENRLPTTGILRNKIGLGPNKKIRPKSTSDVYLEQCSWKIFDYADPNDWTVNLLSQSRNRQPLVLGDNCFADLVENWMDLPEEMDEMTEPRAKDHSGRWLGKPHDFILSISGNVRRKLANISRSDRSKSTDPKHPSSRDNSHAHMLSKRLSCPTNLGNYMPKLSYLHRSHSNLPQTHEASTDFDKFIALMKSRSRKPIICKDTISYV from the exons ATGCAGGACGCCAAACTCGATGATTTCATTTGTCATCTTCGTAAAGAAATG ATAAATATGAAGGAGGCAGGGGCTTGTCTTCGAGACCAAATGCAGTGTATGATGCAGGCACTGCAGGACCTGAAACAGATTCACAacatcagtaccctgagcctgaaggaggaggaggcgcccatgGCCCTGCCTCCCGCCAAGGGGAGGAACTCCAACAGTTTTACCTCGGACGTCTCCGAATCGGACACATACGACTCTGCTTGTTGCCTGGCGTCTCCGAGAAGCGAAGAGGAGGGCAGCCCATCGGTATTTGCGTCGCCCACCAGCGAGAGGAGCTTGGAGTTCGACTCGGGTTATTCAGAGGCATCTGGGCCCACGTTGACCAAGGCGGCACGCGTAGGAAGCTCGCCATGCTTGAGAGAAAACAGACTTCCCACCACTGGGATTTTGCGGAACAAAATTGGCTTGGGACCAAACAAAAAAATCAGACCAAAATCTACTTCCGACGTCTATTTGGAACAATGCTCTTGGAAGATTTTCGACTACGCAGATCCCAATGACTGGACAGTGAATCTGCTCTCCCAGAGCAGGAACAGGCAGCCCCTTGTGCTGGGAGACAATTGTTTCGCAGATCTGGTAGAAAACTGGATGGACCTACCAGAGGAGATGGACGAGATGACGGAACCAAGGGCCAAGGATCACTCCGGCAGATGGTTGGGGAAGCCTCACGACTTCATCCTGAGCATCTCCGGAAACGTCAGGCGTAAACTGGCCAACATCTCTCGGTCTGACAGGTCAAAGAGTACAGACCCAAAGCACCCAAGCAGCAGAGACAACAGCCATGCACACATGCTATCAAAGAGACTCTCCTGTCCGACAAATTTGGGTAATTACATGCCAAAGCTCTCTTATCTGCATCGTTCTCACTCTAACCTACCGCAGACGCACGAAGCATCAACAGACTTTGATAAATTCATTGCTTTGATGAAAAGCAGAAGTAGGAAACCAATTATTTGCAAGGACACAATTAGCTATGTATAG